The Christiangramia flava JLT2011 region CACCCGTATTCGAACTTCGGAAAGCAGCCCTAAAAACACCAAGCTGTACTTTGGAATCCTCCTGGAAACTAAAGATCTAATCAGTTCCACGATGAGTTTGTTGCAGCTGTTTCAGGAATTTTATAACGAGGCCAGAACTACAGCTTATTAACCAAAAAAAGCGGCATTTTTGATGCCGCTTTTTTTATTTTTCTTGAACTTTCAGTTTTACCCATTTATCGCCTCCACGCGTTCCACGCGATTGGCCAGCATATCACGAAGCATGGTTTCAATACCATTCTTCAGGGTCATAGTGGACGATGGACAGCCGCTACAGGCACCTTGCAGGATCACTTTTACGGTTTTACTTTCCGCATTGTAACTATCGAATAAAATATTTCCTCCGTCACTGGCTACTGCCGGCTTGATATACTCATCGAGGATGGCGACGATCTCTTTAGAAGTTGCGTCAAGATTGTCAAAAGAGTTTGCCTGTTCTTCGGCTTGTTTGGCCACGGCTTCTTCCTTGCTCGCATTGTCAGTTTCGGCAGTGATCACCTCATTCCCTTCCTGGATATAATTCCGGATGAATTCACGCAATTCCATGGTAATATCATTCCAATCGGCCATATCATATTTCTGGATGGAAATATAATTCTGATCGATAAAAATCTCTTTTACGAAAGGGAAATGGAACAATTTTACAGCAAGAGGTGAGGTTTGTGCCTCATCGATATTTTTGAATTCAGCGGCGTTGATCACCAGCTTTTTGTTGGCCACAAACTTCATAACCCCTGGATTTGGCGTGCTTTCCGCATAAACAGTAACCGGGATGTTGCCGGTCTTCTGTTCAACCTGTTTGATCACTTCCCCACCTTTGTTTAGGTAATTAGAGATCTGTTCGGCTACTTCATTCTGTACATCTGGCCATTCTACGATATTGTATTTCTCGATCGCTACAAAGTTCTGAGCGATATAAACCGTCTTCACGAATGGAAGGTAGAATAATTGCTGAGCCAGGGGAGAGGCCTGCGCCTCATCAATATTTTTGAACTCAAAACTTTCATGCTGAGTTAAAAATTTGTTGGCTTCAAATTTGACGATTCCCGGTGTTGCTGTGGGAACTATTTTTATAGAATATTCTTCCATCTCAAAATTTTTGGCAAAAATACTAAAGAAAATCAAGGTATTACCTATATTTATGGGCTTTATGGTAGGGCATCGATCAATCATCCAATTCGTCAAATCTAACAGTGATTTTTCAAATATTTTCAGGTTGTTCATTTTTATGATCACGACCTGTGCGGGACTGAATTCGGTTTCCGCCCAGGAAGTCATTCCAACCTATTCCGATTATCTTACTGATAACCTATACCTCATACATCCTTCCATGGCTGGCGCTTCCAATTACGACCAGATTCGCCTTACCGGGAGGACGCAGTGGTTCGACGTGCAGGATGCGCCCAACTTACAAACGCTTGCGGCGAATTTCAGATTGGGAGATAAAATTGGTGTTGGGGGAATTTTATTTCGGGATGAGAACGGAAATTATTCCAAACTGGGTGCGTATGGCACCTTTGCTTACCACCTGATGTTTTCCCGTAGCAATGCAGATCTCAATCAATTATCCTTTGGTCTCAGCCTGGGAGTTATCCAGCACCGACTCGATCAAAGCGGGTTTACTGGTTTTGATCCCGCACTAGGAAATAATTCTACCGATATTTTTGCCAATATGGACCTCGGAATGTCTTATTTCTATCGGGATTTTTACTTTCACCTGGCAGCTAAGAATTTACTGTCCGTTAACCGGGAACTGTTTTATTCTGATGCTGTGCCCAGCAATATGCGAAAATACCTGGTTTCTGCCGGGTATGTTCTGGACCTGAATCCCAACGATGAATGGAGCTTCGAGCCTTCGATATTGTTCCAGGTGCGGGAAGCTACTGAAGAAATGGCGATAGACGGAAACATCAAAGCCTATTACGAACTTGAAAATTCCACCCTTTGGGGTGGTTTAAGCTATCGCAACAGCTTCGAAGGCGCCGAATATACCACAGATGGGCAGGAGGTAAAATCTCAACAACTACGATACCTTACGCCATTTGTGGGGATAGGCTGGAACAAGTTTATTTTTGGATATACCTTCAGTTACCAGATCAATTCAGTAGTGTTGAGCAAAAGCGGCTTTCACCAGATCACGCTGGGTTACAATCTAGGGCAAAGCAGGCAGCGATATGATTGTCATTGCCCGGCGGTAAATAATTAGAAATCGAGAAAGGCTACCTGGTAGGCAAATTTTTCTGCCTGTATCAAATCAGAAAGAACTTTAGGATCTTTATTGGAGTAGAACTGGGGGATGGGTATGGAATTTTCCATATTCAGCAAATCATTTTTCTCCAGTATCGCACGGGTTTGCCTGGCTACCGCTTCCCCAGAATCGATAATGCTGATATGCTTCGGAAGGATTTTACGCAACTGCGGAATAAGGTAAGGGTAGTGGCTGCAGCCTAAAACCAGGTAATCTATTTGTGCATCCAGCATGGGCTGAAGTAAATGGGTTAAGATTTCAGTCATTTCAGGACTATCCTTTTTCCCATTTTCAATGAGTTCAACCAGGCCCTTTCCTTCCACTTCGAGCACGTTAATGTCTTTGGTATATAATTCCGAAGTTTTAGCAAACAATTCGCTGCTCAGGGTGCCCCGGGTGGCAAGAATTCCCACGGCCTTGTGAGTGCTTTTAAGGGCGGCGGGTTTAATGGCCGGCTCGATACCGATAAATGGCACTTTGTAGCTGTTTCTAAGGATCTTAATAGCATTTGTGGTGGCAGTGTTGCAGGCAACCACGATGATCTTACAGCCGAGTTCCAGGAGCTTTTCCGTATTTTTTATGGACAGACTGATGATTTCTTCCTGCGGCCTGATGCCGTAGGGCGCATTTTTACTGTCGGAAAGATAGATGGTTTGTTCATGAGGCAGCAGCTCATGAATCTCTTTCCAGATAGAGGTGCCACCAACACCAGAATCAAATAACCCAATTGGGGAGGAATCAGCCATGTATCAAAAATAAAAAACTGCGTAGGTCTTACGCAGTTTTTTAAAGAAATCTATGTGAGATTGATTATTGTACTCCTAATTCTTTTTTCACATCAGGCATTAGATCGTAACCATCAGCCAAAAGTACTCCGGTTCCGGTAGTAGAATCTAATACGTAGTCGTAACCTTTAGCGCGAGCTACTTTCTGGATAGCGGTACGTACTTTTTCCAAAATTGGTCTTAGTAAATCCTGCTCTTTTTTGGCAAGATCCTGTCTTGCCTGCTGGCTGTGATCCTGAATTCTTTTCTGGGCAGCCTGAAGTTCAGTAGCTCTCTTTTGGTTCTCTTCATCAGTCTTCGTGTTGGCTTCTGCTTCGTAACGTTGCATGGTGCTTTGAGCTTCAGACAGCATGTCTTTGATCTCGGCATCATAGGTTTTTCCAAGCTTGTCTAACTGATCCATCGCGCTTTTATACTCCGGTAATGATTGTACCAGCTCCTGGGTAGCAATGTGCGCAACTTTAGACTGTGCGTTCGTAAAGGCAGTAGCACCGATCATTAAAGCTAAAGCTATAAAAAGTGTTCTGAATTGTTTCATCGTAATTCTCGTTAAGTTTAATTAGGGTTAAATTATTAATTTATCGTATCATTCTTCTGTTGCCTGGCCTGAACGATAGAGTCCCTTTTTCTCTGTCTTTCTTCCAGTATTCTTTTTCTTCTCGCCTCGAATTCTGCCTGTTTTGCAGATCGAATGGAGTCGTATTCTTTTTTTCTGGCAGCTGCAAGCGAATCTCTTTCCTTCTTGCGCTGCTCGATCATTTGCTCTCTTTCCGTAAGCTGTTCTTCCTGCTCGATGCTGAGTTCTTCTTTCTTCTCCATCTCCTGGATCTCCTCTTTTCCTTCCAGTTGCTTGCGATTAGCGGTACGCTTAATCGTTCTCAGTACAAGATCGCTTACATCGTATTGTTGGTCTGCATATATCATTCCAATTTCTGAAGTGCGGTCAAAAATAAAATCAAAATTTCTCAATTTGGCTATTTCCTGCACCGCGGCAAATACCTGGTCCTGCACCGGTCTTACCAGTTGTTTCTTCTGAATAATATAATCTCCATTGGGGCCGAATCTTTTTTGCTGGTAATCTCTCGCCTGTTGCTCCATATAAGAAATCTCTTCCTCTCGATCCTCAATCAGTTCAGCGGTGAGCAGGGCACGTTCATTATCCAGTTTCTGGCGCATGTCTGTGACCTTCTGTAATTTTTGTTCGGCTTCTTTTTTCCAATCCTGTACGCGATTATCAAGCTGATTCTGTGCTTCCTGATATTCCGGCACATTTTCCAAAATATATTCCATATCAATATATCCCACGCGAATAGACTTTTGTGCGTGTAAGGCGCTTACGCTGAGAAGGATAATCAATATTTTAAATATATTTTTATTCATTTTTTTCGAATATAGAAAATATCATGCCATTTTAAAACTGTTGCCCAATTATAAAGTGTGTTTCCCATCCGTTAGGACCTTGTTGCCCCACAATTGGATCAAATCCGTATCCGAAGTCAATACCTAATAATCCAAATGTTGGCATAAAGATTCTCAAACCAAGACCAGCAGATCTGTTCAACTGAAATGGGTTGTAATCTCTGAAATTGTCAAACGATGCACCAGCTTCCAAAAATGACAGGGCATAGATTGATGCCTGAGGTTTTAAGGTAATTGGGAAACGAAGTTCCAAAGAATATTTATTATAGATCGTCGCACCATCGTCTCTGGCGTCCAGTGCACGGTCTATTGGTACGATAGACTGGTTAGGATACCCTCTCAGCTGAATGGTCTCACGACCATCAAGGCTGTAAGCTCCAAGACCGTCTCCACCTACATAGAAACGTTCGAATGGAACAACGCCCCGATCTTTGTTATAGGCTCCAAGGAAACCGTATTCGGCATGAGTTCTCAGAACCAGGTTGCTACTTGGTCCAAAACTGAAAAGAGTGTTGTACCAGTCTCCTGAAAATTTCACTTTGTAAAACTCCAGCCAGTTATATTTTTTCTGATCTACTTTCTGAGTGTCGGGAACTGAATTTTCAGCGGTCACCCTGTTTCCGTTATTATCGATCAAATTGCCATTATCATCACGTAGCTGGTAGTCGTCTTCATTTTCAAGATTTCCGTAATCTACCCCATTCCATAAAGAGTAAGGAGGTGTAAGCTTTGCGATAACGGAGAATTTGGAACCGGAAGTTGGGAAAATTGGGTTAACAGCGGTGTTATCCCTTGTGATCCCTAGCT contains the following coding sequences:
- a CDS encoding NifU family protein, which produces MEEYSIKIVPTATPGIVKFEANKFLTQHESFEFKNIDEAQASPLAQQLFYLPFVKTVYIAQNFVAIEKYNIVEWPDVQNEVAEQISNYLNKGGEVIKQVEQKTGNIPVTVYAESTPNPGVMKFVANKKLVINAAEFKNIDEAQTSPLAVKLFHFPFVKEIFIDQNYISIQKYDMADWNDITMELREFIRNYIQEGNEVITAETDNASKEEAVAKQAEEQANSFDNLDATSKEIVAILDEYIKPAVASDGGNILFDSYNAESKTVKVILQGACSGCPSSTMTLKNGIETMLRDMLANRVERVEAING
- the murI gene encoding glutamate racemase, whose amino-acid sequence is MADSSPIGLFDSGVGGTSIWKEIHELLPHEQTIYLSDSKNAPYGIRPQEEIISLSIKNTEKLLELGCKIIVVACNTATTNAIKILRNSYKVPFIGIEPAIKPAALKSTHKAVGILATRGTLSSELFAKTSELYTKDINVLEVEGKGLVELIENGKKDSPEMTEILTHLLQPMLDAQIDYLVLGCSHYPYLIPQLRKILPKHISIIDSGEAVARQTRAILEKNDLLNMENSIPIPQFYSNKDPKVLSDLIQAEKFAYQVAFLDF
- a CDS encoding OmpH family outer membrane protein yields the protein MKQFRTLFIALALMIGATAFTNAQSKVAHIATQELVQSLPEYKSAMDQLDKLGKTYDAEIKDMLSEAQSTMQRYEAEANTKTDEENQKRATELQAAQKRIQDHSQQARQDLAKKEQDLLRPILEKVRTAIQKVARAKGYDYVLDSTTGTGVLLADGYDLMPDVKKELGVQ
- a CDS encoding OmpH family outer membrane protein, whose amino-acid sequence is MNKNIFKILIILLSVSALHAQKSIRVGYIDMEYILENVPEYQEAQNQLDNRVQDWKKEAEQKLQKVTDMRQKLDNERALLTAELIEDREEEISYMEQQARDYQQKRFGPNGDYIIQKKQLVRPVQDQVFAAVQEIAKLRNFDFIFDRTSEIGMIYADQQYDVSDLVLRTIKRTANRKQLEGKEEIQEMEKKEELSIEQEEQLTEREQMIEQRKKERDSLAAARKKEYDSIRSAKQAEFEARRKRILEERQRKRDSIVQARQQKNDTIN
- a CDS encoding PorP/SprF family type IX secretion system membrane protein, with translation MITTCAGLNSVSAQEVIPTYSDYLTDNLYLIHPSMAGASNYDQIRLTGRTQWFDVQDAPNLQTLAANFRLGDKIGVGGILFRDENGNYSKLGAYGTFAYHLMFSRSNADLNQLSFGLSLGVIQHRLDQSGFTGFDPALGNNSTDIFANMDLGMSYFYRDFYFHLAAKNLLSVNRELFYSDAVPSNMRKYLVSAGYVLDLNPNDEWSFEPSILFQVREATEEMAIDGNIKAYYELENSTLWGGLSYRNSFEGAEYTTDGQEVKSQQLRYLTPFVGIGWNKFIFGYTFSYQINSVVLSKSGFHQITLGYNLGQSRQRYDCHCPAVNN